The Pseudoalteromonas rubra region CGCCTAACACCACAACTTGAGTGACGCCATTTGAGATAGCATTCAGCGTTAGTTGCTCAATATGCCGCTTGCGCAGAACATAGTGCAGAGAAATACCCGGTAGCAACAGGCGCTCCTTTAATTTTGACAGTTTGCAAAACCACCAACTATCGAGTTGTTTGAGTCTGTGGCGGCCATGCTGACTGCCTTGCAGTATCTGGCGTGATACGGAAATCACGTTCTCGTCGACTAAGTTTCCGTGTGGAGAGTTTTTAGCGGCAAATAAAAGGCCCTGAGCGACGGTAAAAGCGGTAGAGCTGGCTTCATTGTCTTTCATTATCTGGCCTCACTATAAAAAACAATGCTGTTTTCTGTTAAGCCGATACAGCCTGCCTGAGCCTGGCGTTCCAAAAATGCCTGGCTTTCATCACGCTTAATCCCCGAGATGACGGAAAACGCATGCCCACCCATTCTGACAACACGTTGATGCGGCTTTCGCAGCATAGGTTGTGCGGTTTTTGCCAGTTGCTCCAGAAAAAACGCTAATCTTTCTTCGTGCGAGGCATGTGCATAAATGAGCGCTCTGCGGCCGACATCTCGAAGTTTTTGCTCCATCACTTGGAGAACCACTTTCATATAGCTCTGATCTTGATTAACCTGGTGCCAGAAGTCTTGTTTCTTTAGTACCAACAGATCTGTGTTTACGATGGCTGTAGCGTTGACTGTGCGTGCCTGTTCATCGAACAAACACGATTCACCAAATAGCTCTCCGGCCGTTAAGGTGGCAAGGTCAAAGCTCTGTTGTTCGGTTGTTGTATCCATAGCGATGCTGATGGCGCCACTGCTAATAAGGTAAGCTTCATTCGCATTTTCATCAGCAGCATTAAAAATAGGTGTGCCAGCGCTGACCAGTAAGTACTCATAGCACTGTGAGAATAATTCCGTTAGTTTTGAGTGTGTTCTTGCACCACCAAATGCCCATTGGGTGATCTGTTCCATGGTGCAGTGCATAGGCACCATAGAAACCGAAATATGCTCATGACGAATTTGCGCCCCCAGGGCTTTCAGGCCCATGCGTTTGTAAAGTGCCAGCGTTTCTATATTCGCCGTCGTGATTATATCTGTGACGCCTTTTACTTCGCCGATATCACAGCTCAGCTTGAACAGAGCTCGAAATAAATCGCGACGATTTCTCCATCTGGCATCAATCGCAAACATACCAGAATTAGCCAGTAAGGGGTGGGGTAAGCCTTGTGACTGAGCTTGTTCAATCAGTTGCATCCGGTATTGGTTAAAGTCGTACATTTGATCTGCTGGCAGCCGCAGCGCGCCATCGATAACCACACGTATTGTGCCAACCGGTATCTCACCATCATAGGCGATAATATTATAACTATCAGGCATACCATCAAACATATCCATGATGATTTGTTGTGGATTTGCCTGCATGTAGGCGTATTCCTCCACGTAGACCCGATACCTGAGCTGGTATACATGATTAAGCTCAACCGGTGTAGTAGCGACTTTG contains the following coding sequences:
- a CDS encoding N-acyl amino acid synthase FeeM domain-containing protein, giving the protein MSIKVKVATTPVELNHVYQLRYRVYVEEYAYMQANPQQIIMDMFDGMPDSYNIIAYDGEIPVGTIRVVIDGALRLPADQMYDFNQYRMQLIEQAQSQGLPHPLLANSGMFAIDARWRNRRDLFRALFKLSCDIGEVKGVTDIITTANIETLALYKRMGLKALGAQIRHEHISVSMVPMHCTMEQITQWAFGGARTHSKLTELFSQCYEYLLVSAGTPIFNAADENANEAYLISSGAISIAMDTTTEQQSFDLATLTAGELFGESCLFDEQARTVNATAIVNTDLLVLKKQDFWHQVNQDQSYMKVVLQVMEQKLRDVGRRALIYAHASHEERLAFFLEQLAKTAQPMLRKPHQRVVRMGGHAFSVISGIKRDESQAFLERQAQAGCIGLTENSIVFYSEAR